The Primulina tabacum isolate GXHZ01 chromosome 1, ASM2559414v2, whole genome shotgun sequence genome contains the following window.
ATTGCATAGAACAGAATAGAAGGATGATCTGAGATAAAATACCTGAATTTCAAGGGGGTGACCATGGATACCCAAGCGACGATCAATCATGCACGACCCATCTGTTACCAACAAAGTTGGAAACATATCAAAACCATCTGCCAAacaaagttttaaaatcatCCTGATTCCAGTCTGCACATCAATCCTTTCCTGGACTGAAAGGTCTCCTGAACATTTTCCATATGCTCGTAATAATATGATCCACCACAAACCTGTGAAACAATTCTTAAGCTTATATGTGTCCAGATGGTCAGAACTACAAGTCAGTCAAAAAAGACAAACTAACCAGAATCGACTGGTGCCACCCGACCAATTGCTGCCTCACCAAAGTCAGGATCTAAGATCTCTTCAGTTGCAGATTCATCACCATCAAGTGGTACAGTACGCACCTTGAAGCTTGCTGGCATCAGTCCTTGCCCAGGACTATGGCAATCCATGGTTTTCTCCCAGCTCTGagtcaaacaaaagaaaaaatccAGTAGAAGCAACAACAGCTATGGTACCAAGCAGCATTTTCATTCAGTAAATAGCCCTTGTAGTGCAAAAGGATGAGAGATGTATTGGTGCCAGGTGCAGAATTACCATACATGATTTTACTCAAACAGGAAAGGAAAACATAGAAACATTTTAAATGTCAATCAAATATCAGTAGGCGGATTCACACAATTATGAGGAAGTCCTAACATCTAAAAGAAGAAGCATAGGACAACGAAGCCATGCGGCATGCCACAACtacaaaataatcataattgTTTCAAATGTAGTGATAGAGAAACAACACACAAGCAAACATACTAGtgcaaatattttagtgaaGATTAGCAGAAATTCCAATTTTGCTTTTCAAGCATAGAAATAGTTGATTTTGCAGTCACCAAAGTTAAACATCTTGAAAAACAGGAAACTTTTCACCCGATTAGGATAGTAATATTACCTGAAGCTGAAGAGTGTGCAGAATAAAGTTTCGAACAATTTCATACTCTCCTTTTAATAGGAAAGCGATCCCAGAAGGTATAAAATCACGGATAAACACTTGATCATAGTTGAGAGTGTTTGAGTCGCATGGATCATTAGCAGCAATGGTTCCAATTGGGTTGCCACAATAACATACTATTGATTCTCGCAACAACTTCCAAGCTTCATCCTCTAAAGATTCTGCAACTCCTGTAATTATCGTCTTATTATTTTTTGCTGCAGATGCTGATCCATAGCTGGACGAAAGGCCTTCCTTTTCACCAACCAAATGCCCTGTTGCCTCAGTTTTACTTCCATCTTTCGAAAATGTCTCTCTAACACTCTCGGCCTTAATGCAGTTGCATTCGAAAGATTTTGACAAGTTACCTGGTTTCTGTCCTCCTAAAACATGTTGTGCACCTGTCAATGTCATCACACTGTTTCCTTCATAATATTGATTTACCCCAAGGCCCTTCCGCAATATGGCCCTATAATCTCCATTTTTTGCACTTTTGACACTATATTTGAAGGAGAGCGGTGGAGTGAAAATTAAATTTGGGTAAATCCGACATGGCACCCCCCAAGATAGAACTTTTAGGGATGCTTCTGAAGCAGCCATaagaaaaatgatttcgaaattTGGTGATCGCGTTGATTACACTAGTTTGGTGTTCCTAAACAAAGCCACAACATTCAACTTCATAAGCATAATAGTTAAAACATACATGTGCTAAATTGATGAGTTAGTTGATTCATAGGCTTAGACAATGCTAACCGTATTGAAATACATGAATTTCTAAACAAACACAGCCTCTTCAAAGAGAAGGCTGAATTGTCCAACACATCGCGACATGAAGtaaaacaaattaattaaacaaaaagagAATATAACAAGATAGCAGAGACTCGGCAGACAGTTTTCAGATTCACTTTTCATTTCCATTGTTGTCCCCTCTCCAGTCTGCTCTAAATGATCACGATCAaacaaaacaattaaataaggAACAATGTCATACTGACAATTGCAGCATGTTTTCCAAAACTACTCCTCCACTCGTTATTTTCAAAATCTCGTGTGGTTGCCTAGTCACAAACAGAAAATCCTTAAATCTGGACACGCAAAAAAATTAAACCGTAACCGAGAAACGTATTCCTGCTAAGAGGAAACAAAATTCAACAAACCAAAAAATACAGCACCGTGTACGATCAAAGAGATTCTTTCATTTCTACTAAGCTAAAACAACTATggattaaatataatatcaaacaaCACACGCTAAATTTACGGATTGAAAAAACAGTACTAATTTTCTTACTTGATTTCTGAGAATAAATTTGTATTTGCGGAAAGAAATTAGAGAGTCTGAGGAAAATCATGCGCAGCAACCGCGGGTGTGGTACGGAGGAAGCCAACTGTTGGCGGAACTGGAAGATACAGGCACCTAATTTGCGTGATTTGGTGCACGTGGACCCTATCGAATTCATTAAATACGCATTTGGTTTACGACGGCAAAAAAGAATATCGAGTCTCCTTTTTTATTATTACTAAAATTAAAGCTTATTTACGTGTCAAACTTCGACATCCATGTGTCTCGTTCTCCCTCGAAACTAGTTGCTCTGCACATGCGATATGtgtacattttttttatcattgtcGATAgtctaaagtgaaatttgataaattatggattaactaaattgatatttgaattgttgaaataaaaataaaagtatgtgttgaaattaaaaataaaaaaaacaaaaatataatattaatatcatataaggataaaattggaagaaaaaattgatgTCCTTGTCATGTTCTcgcacttaataatatagtataaaaATATGGATGTAATTACGTTAAACTTATTCccgaaaatatttaataatttttttaaataaaacatccaTATTTCCGTCATTTTGAGGAAAAATATGTTGTCGCTCCCGGTCGATTCGGATTTTACATGTACAGATTTCTTGAAACACGAGTTGATTTTTCGCAAGGCCAAAATTTTACATAGAATAATCAacaggaaaaaatattttagatatTATTACAATTTTGCCCAAAATTAGAAATTTCACTACCAAATACATGGAAACAATTTCACGCCTGAATCCTGAGAGAGCCCGTGATTTTACTTGACCTGACCCTTGAGCTTTCAAAAGAAACAATGACAGAAAGTGCTTCCAAAAACAGGACCACTCAAACTGAAATGTATCATTGAACCAACAGCAATTCTTTTCAAAGCAAAATCTACCAGGAATAACAACTTGTGGCATCATCATCAacgaaagaaatgtataagCTACTGTTAATACTTCTGAAATTCAGAAATTATTGACATTGAAATTGCAAATACttgaagaacacaaaaactAGTTTCGAAAAGAATTTTCCGTGAACAGAAGACACCATCTCCTCATTCCTTCTTCCCAATTCCATGGGACATATTATAGATCCCTCTTCCCTGCACCACAGTGTCGATAAAAATTAGTGCTCACGTCAACGAAATGGATAAGAACATACAAATCATATGAAGAAAAGAACAGAAAAGAAAAGAACTCACAATGAGATATAAAGAGGTACCGGCCAAAGCCAGAGGAATGGCAACTGAGGTGATCTTATCAAATGGTCCTTTCAAATATGTATGCTTGTGAATGCTTTGAAAAATCTTTTGCTTCTCGATGAGCTTCTCTCGGGGCCTAAAGGGTGTTTCTGACATCCTGCATCATTTGGACGCTCTTTAACTAAAAATGTCAACAACCTTGAACGATTTTTCAGTCCAGATCCTCGAATCACTCTCCCCGAACAAATCAGGGGAGAGGATAAGAGTGTGGGGCGAGAGGTAGTTAATTGATTGACAAAGATTTTGAAATagtaaaatcatcattttatttaacaaaaaattacaaatttgggGAAAAATATGGGAAACAGTGGGGTTGAGAAGGAAACAGAGCTCGTGTATCTCAAAAGTAcactaaatttttgtttttttttataccATGGCAGAGTGAGGGATTTTAGTTAGTCCCCCCCTCTTCTTCGAGGGGACAACATTGGATCATTTTACGCAAGTAAATCTAAATCCACTCTGGAACAAGCCAAAATGAAATCAGAAAATAACAACCTTAGAGATAACTAACCGGGATACTTCTCAAATATATCCATCTTGGTTCAAgccagaaaaaaaaattattatcaaGCTCGATTTTCCTTGACACAAACCTTGGTTTGGCATAGTGAGCTCTTTTACACAATTGTTTCAACATCAATTAACATATCTATTCTGGAATAAAAAAAGGGGGAAAAAACTTTTGACAGCACAATTCAGCCAAGCAGTTAGACTGGCTACATTGTGCCTCACTTGATGTCTCTGTGGAGTAATATAGGGCAGTCCTGAAGATACTTGAATCCAGATATGCACAAAAAATGCAAAATATGATTGACGCATACAAGGCTCTAAAACATTAAATTTGGTCAAAGGAATGAAGACTAAAGTGTTCAATAAATTACTATATTTTGCAACTATGGTAAATATATTGA
Protein-coding sequences here:
- the LOC142548429 gene encoding neutral/alkaline invertase 3, chloroplastic-like isoform X2: MAASEASLKVLSWGVPCRIYPNLIFTPPLSFKYSVKSAKNGDYRAILRKGLGVNQYYEGNSVMTLTGAQHVLGGQKPGNLSKSFECNCIKAESVRETFSKDGSKTEATGHLVGEKEGLSSSYGSASAAKNNKTIITGVAESLEDEAWKLLRESIVCYCGNPIGTIAANDPCDSNTLNYDQVFIRDFIPSGIAFLLKGEYEIVRNFILHTLQLQSWEKTMDCHSPGQGLMPASFKVRTVPLDGDESATEEILDPDFGEAAIGRVAPVDSGLWWIILLRAYGKCSGDLSVQERIDVQTGIRMILKLCLADGFDMFPTLLVTDGSCMIDRRLGIHGHPLEIQSLFYSALLCAREMLVPEEVSANLVQALNNRLVALSIHIREYYWIDLKKLNEIYRYKTEEYSYDAVNKFNIYPDQIPPWLVEWMPRKGGYLIGNLQPAHMDFRLFSLGNLWAIVCGLATTDQSHAILDLIEAKWSDLVADMPMKLCYPALEGQEWRIITGSDPKNTYSFYVNSLVLP
- the LOC142548460 gene encoding uncharacterized protein LOC142548460 isoform X1 yields the protein MMSETPFRPREKLIEKQKIFQSIHKHTYLKGPFDKITSVAIPLALAGTSLYLIGRGIYNMSHGIGKKE
- the LOC142548429 gene encoding neutral/alkaline invertase 3, chloroplastic-like isoform X1, translating into MAASEASLKVLSWGVPCRIYPNLIFTPPLSFKYSVKSAKNGDYRAILRKGLGVNQYYEGNSVMTLTGAQHVLGGQKPGNLSKSFECNCIKAESVRETFSKDGSKTEATGHLVGEKEGLSSSYGSASAAKNNKTIITGVAESLEDEAWKLLRESIVCYCGNPIGTIAANDPCDSNTLNYDQVFIRDFIPSGIAFLLKGEYEIVRNFILHTLQLQSWEKTMDCHSPGQGLMPASFKVRTVPLDGDESATEEILDPDFGEAAIGRVAPVDSGLWWIILLRAYGKCSGDLSVQERIDVQTGIRMILKLCLADGFDMFPTLLVTDGSCMIDRRLGIHGHPLEIQSLFYSALLCAREMLVPEEVSANLVQALNNRLVALSIHIREYYWIDLKKLNEIYRYKTEEYSYDAVNKFNIYPDQIPPWLVEWMPRKGGYLIGNLQPAHMDFRLFSLGNLWAIVCGLATTDQSHAILDLIEAKWSDLVADMPMKLCYPALEGQEWRIITGSDPKNTPWSYHNGGSWPTLLWQLTVACIKMERPEIAENAIKIAEKRLAKDKWPEYYDTKGARFIGKQAHLFQTWSIAGYLVAKLLIANPSAANFLVNTADTALMNAFSCALATPRRNRSRKGPVQNFII
- the LOC142548460 gene encoding uncharacterized protein LOC142548460 isoform X2 → MSETPFRPREKLIEKQKIFQSIHKHTYLKGPFDKITSVAIPLALAGTSLYLIGRGIYNMSHGIGKKE